The Plasmodium coatneyi strain Hackeri chromosome 11, complete sequence DNA segment CAAATTCATCGTAATGTTATAGAAGAATATGCTCGAGGGATCCACCACTAGTAAAATATCGTTCACATAACTCAGGGCAGATTTTCTCGAAGAAATTAAATAGTACAAAGctgtgaagaaaataatccCTTGGATAATCGCatcaaatgtgtacataaaaaaattaaaaaaaatgaagaggaaaaaaaacattatttttatgagCCCATAACTGTTGTTAAATATTAAGTGCTTTGTGAGTTTTCCCACGtcttcgattttttttatggaggAGAACAGGTTGTTCAGGTAGCCAATGAATTCCTTGAATTtgaagtttttttccttctggtGGTCGTACAGCTCGGTGGCGTTCTGGGTTGGGTTACTCCATCCGTCCGGTTGTGTGTTGTTCTGTTCGCCTTGTGGATTACTCCACCCGCCGGATTGGGTATTATTCTGTTCACCTTGTGGGTTACTCCCTCCATCCGCTTTGGGGTCACCCTGATTGGTTTCACCCCCCTTGCAGTATTCCCCCCCCTCGGCGCTGCTCCGCTGATTGGCTTCGGAACTCCCCCCCTGGAATATCCCAAATATGGTCTTAAAAACGTCACTTCCTGCAGCACCATGGCCTTTACCATCCCCTGCGTAGTAAACCGACGTGGAGCCCCCCTCATCCGTACCACCCCGCGTCCGactggaaaataaaaaaatgtactgtGACAGGGAACGCAGCAATTTTTTGAAgctgaaggaggaagtgcGAGAATCGTCAACCTCATTTAGACAGGCCTCCACAGAGCACTCTTCCCCAATTTTCggtaaatataattttttgtcctttttctctcccaacaaatgaagaatgtgCCTCTTAATGCTGGACAAATCTGGTCCTGCCACGAGGAGGGCAAGTCTTCCCAAAAGTAGCGGCAAACAGCAGGCGTTTATATGTCCCGTGGCGttctttaaaaaggtgtgtgcatacatatgctGATATATATCGAATGCTCTTTTTAGGTGCCCAGAAATGGACGCCAACGTTTTGTTGCTGAGGAAGGGCACTTTGTTCAGGTTAATTAGCTCGTACAAATCTTCTATGTCTCCCTTTCCCGGCTTGTGGTAGAATTTTCGaaaattcttaaaaatggCGGTCTGCAGGGGGGGTGAAGCGGATATAAAGGATTGTGCGAAGATATATGGCGTCCTGTAAATACGGGCAAGATGAACGGCTCTCCCCAATCGGTCGACTCACATTACGGAAGTTGGCGGAGAGGTATCCATTTATCGAGTTAATAATGTAGAGAGATTCCCCATAAATATTAACaatgaataaaatagaaatggcggaaaaaataattatggcAAAAATAATGATGAGGACAGTCAAGAGGTCATTCATGTAGTGCCTGTAGAAGTAGACGTAATCGAAAGAAAAGTGACGACTCCATTTCGTGTAGTACTTTCTACTcatggaataaaaataggCAATACATATAGccttaacaattttatagaaaaaaaaaataaaataaataaaagccCCAATGGTTAGTAAAAACTCCTtgtatttgaaaaaaatttctcgtAAAATGTAGAACAGGATCAATCTGTGTAGGATGAGGAAGTATATTTGACTGGCATTCCtgtgttcataattttccaAGTGGTTAGTgaagttttccttcttctctcctttttctcctcctttgtaTATGGGCTTAATTATCAGAAAGAACAGGTACACATAAATGTctaattcctttttcacgttttttaaaagtttatgtaacttttttttatgcttattGGATGCGTTTCCCTGGGTGATCAAGTCAGTCCTCTTTTTTGTCTTATCAAAATTTTCGGGTTGCCTACACTTTGCATACTTCTTCACGGTGCCTCCCTGTGTGCACGCCTCAACCTGATTGCGTCCACCCCGCGGTTGCCGAGGGTGAAGTTGTTGTAGTGGCTGCTGTGCCTCCCCGGGGGAATCACCCACCCCTTCAGTCACTTCTGTATCGCTCACTTCGTCACTCTCCCTCTTATGGGAActgccccccttttccttccttttcttccgcAGAAATCGCTTCCGCAGCACCTCGGACAGCTTCACCTTCACATGGTGCAAGGGGATAGAAACAATAAAAGCCCAAAAGAGGGAATAAAAGTAGTACTTCAGTATTATATAGTTGTAGTACACGCACAGTACGAGCAGAACGcctgcgggggggaagagGAGGTGGTGATGCGAAGTTGTGCGCGATGATAAGAAGTACACGGTGGTGAGGTGCCATGGACCTCTACACGTAGACGACGCTCACCTATGAGGTACACGATGAAGTGGACGATGGCTTTCTCCGTCTCGTCCTTGAACAAATTTCCCTTATTCATTTTCCTGATTCATCCTGTTAGCAGTGGTGTGGAGGGGAAGTCGCTTGGGGCAACACGGAAAACAGCGATGAAAagacgagaaaaaaaaaggcatccAGGGGACACACGAACGATCACGAGGCAACCACGTTCGACGACGCTTTGCACACATGGGAGGCATTGACGGCGTGTCCACCACGGTTCATCAAGTCTTCATCATATCATCATACTCTGTCGAGCGGTGTGCAAGCGAAGATAAAGTGGGAAAGGAAACACTATCAAGGAAGGgctactttaaaaaaaaaaaatgagcgcTTCTCCCCAAGCTGGTTAacattaaaagaaaaaaaaaaaaatcctcaaATGTGCTGCATTCctgaacgtaaaaaaaattattttttgggagaacaaaaaagcgCTGCTaagttttttcccttcccctgagcagttttgtccttttttttccctttatacAAAAGgtgcaaaaggaaaatgtgcacGAGGGAGATATACACCTCAGGATGATGGGCGATAACTCGTGCAGGCGCCTTTAGGGGGGAGGTAACGACCCgcctgcattttttttctggacCACCGCTAATTGGTGAATATGAGAAGGTGTGACAGTTCGCTACGGCAGAAATTGTAACAGCCGGTGGGAGGTAGGCAATATGCTGCAGGCGGCTGAGGAGTTGCAAACAGATTGTATGAAAAGGGGGACTTGCGAGCAACGGGCCGCACAAGCGGAACGAACAGAACTGAGCAAACGTTCAGGCCAACTAcggggaggaggagaaaaaaggggaaacttATTCAGGTTAGTGGATTGACCCATCTGCATCCCTACCCTTTCATCTTCACGCATATTGCGGCTTCTCCATGCACTGAAGGAGAAGTAGTTGCTATGAAACAACCACCTGTTAAGTACCCCTCGGGTGTCAGgctgaaaaggggaaaaaaattacacagaAAAATGCGCGCTGCTCCAGAAGAAAACCCCATCACTGATTAATGAAGCTTGTTGGGAATACAAAGAAGGCCCTCGTGGTAAACCTCTGCTTCCTAAGTATGGAGCGAACGTCTAAGTACTTCCCCAaggagagggggaagaagataTCGATAACGTACGAAGATGAGCCGAATGGAAGTACCATCAGACGAGTGGGGGGAGTAGAGTATCGCTTGACAGCAAAGGTGGAAGTGACTAAGGGGGAGACAAGTCCACATTTTGTAAAGGGAGAATATCCCAACGTGGAAGAGAAGCTCATCCCTGTAGGGGGAAACATTCGAAATGGTAGAAAAGAACGACTGGGTAGGCGTACCAGCCAGGATGGCAAGCGCGGCACCAAACGGGTGCctgtaaaaaagaatgatTTGAGGAAGGTTGATAGTGAGCTTAGGAGGAAGCTTGTTAAGGTGATGGGGGGGTCGGCTGCTGGTGATGGGTTCGGTTCTAACGATCGTGATGAAGACCCTGCTGCCCCCCAGGGGGAGGAGAAGCTAGCACACTTCCTCCGGACATATGAGAAGATTAGCAAAATGCGCGAGCACATCGTGGCGCCGGTGGACAAGTACGGTTGCCACATGCTGAGcgacaaaaaggaaagtgaaaaggTCTATCGCTTCCAAACTCTGGTCTCGTGCATGCTGTCCACAAGGACGAGAGACGAGTGCACCGCCATGGCTATGGAACGACTAAAAGCACACGGACTAACCGTACACAACATGCTAAAGACGTCTGAAGAGAAAttagaaaaattaataaaaaccGTAGGTTTCTACAAGATAAAAGCTAAACAGATCATTCAGATTAGCCAAATATTGAGAGACAAATATGACTAcgacattccacacacactgGAGGAGTTACTAAAATTGCCTGGCATAGGACAGAAGGTGGCTCACCTTATTTTACAGACTGCACTGAATACACATGAAGGGATAGCTGTGGACATACACGTGCATAGGATTTCTAACCGTTTGAATTGGGTATGTACAAAAAACGAGTCAGTTACGCAATCCAAGTTGGAAAGTTATGTCCCCAAAGCTCTGTGGTCTGAGTTAAATAAAACCCTCGTTGGATTTGGACAGGTTGTGTGCAAGGCGAAAAGTCCGCATTGCACCATGTGCGCAGTGACGGACTGTTGTAAGTACTACCAGGACACCCGAGGGGGGAAACCGCCCCCCGGTGTGAAGTGAAACACAGCCCAACGTCGCACCGCATCGTCATCATTTTTAAGTTGTATTTCGTTTTGTCTCATGGAGCGcttcattcattcttttttttgtttatattttttttctttttggtgCCATTTGGAATAgcttttcacctgaacggttcaggcagctagctatttttttgttcatatattttattttattttttttttttatacaaacTGTTCTGAAAAATTCACCCACATTTTTAACCGATTAGCTCATGCCGCAGCACGGGCATCCCTCCCCCACCTGTTGGCACAAGTCCATTTATTGCATCAGGTAGATGACCAACCGtctattatttttgtatttctttttctcatccGTGGCGTTCGTAATGTGAAGGGGCAACGTGCAGCAGAGTTCACGAAAGCTTAatcttaaaaattaaaaaaaaaaacacacggGCGGCAAAAGTGCGACGACAAACTCGCACCTCTGCATAAGTCAACTTACGCCCGTGTTGTGTTAATTAATAAAAGGGAACTAATCAGAATGGACCAAATgggacacaaaaaaaattatatatatatatatataaatgcagcACGGTTATTAATAAATGCGATGGCATCAAAACGTGCAATGGgacaaagggaaggaacgaCAAAGACAAATGTGGAGAGGCACACAAAATGAGAATCACCACTTACGTGTGGCGCTGCGTGGCGTCGCTCCTTGGGATTACTGCTTCACGAGGGAAAGCGCGCGCCAGCCGGGCAGGATCCATATTTTCAGGTTGCTAAAGGGGCGGGGGGGAAAGTTGGGGAGCGGTGAAAAAGCGGTGGGGAAGCGGTTAATCTGTAGGAAGTATGACCCCGCTACGCCGTTGTGCGCCTGTTTTCCGGGCGACCCACCTGAAGGTCCGAATCCGCTCGTACATGTCGAACGAGATGAAGAGGTCGTTGCTCCAGAGGCAGTAGAGCGAATGCAAGTGGTTCTTGTGAAGGACGTATATAAGCTCgtccccctcctccttatccGCATGGGAGGTGAGTTCCGTTCTatcctttacaatttttcgAAATAGTTCATTGTCTAGATAGTCAGTCGGTTTGTACTCACGAGTGAAGAACAACCCAAGTTGCAACACccgaatattatttttttttatctgctcAATGAAGCATGTAAATATGGTTATGCACTGAGCCCGGTTTAGCTTGTCCGTGTATAGGAGCTTGCTCAGGATTATGTCCTTCAGGTTAGTCATTTTTCCAACGAAGGGGAGAAGTTCATCTCCTCTGAGTTTCACGTCCAACACGAGCCGTTCTAGGTGCTCAAATTGGTTCGCCAATTGGATCCTTTGCGCGTTCCAAATATGAGTTCGCGCCGCAATTGTGTGAAGGTTATCCGGGGGTCGTCTGCCCCCTTGGCGACCTCCTCACCATCGTCTTCTCCGTTATGCCTTCCATTTTGACGCTCTCCTCCCCCATGTCCGTAGTACCgattgtacaaaaaaaggtcGCTAAGCTCGAAGTCCCAATGGGGGAGATCCACCGGGGATTGGTTGCACCGGTTATCACGCTGCTCCCTCGGAGAAGTTATTCCAGGGGCACTGCCATCCCCATGCTCGTGTTTGTCGTTTGGGGCATCTCCCTCCTTCGggttcttcccttctctATGCACTTCTCCCTGCGTAATTGCCGCTTTCCTGGTTAGTAGACTGGAGACCATCGGGTGGACCCCCTCAAATATAtagttgttgttttttttccgacaGTACAGGCGCAGATCAGTCAATCGTGGGAAGTTGCTGACAGCCAAGTTGATGGTCGGCTCTGCACGTGTGTTCTCATTAATGGATAGGAACAAAGAGAAGGTATTCACAAAATGCTTGTTGAAGGTTTTCAAAAAGTTTAGCTTAAAAATGTCTACATCTAGGAACCGTACATCTATGTGATCCCATGCATATTTCGTGTGAAAGGCTTGGTAGAAGGACCTACTTAATAATTTGCAGCTCCATCTTTGGGAGAAGGGCATGAAGGACAGGATGTTACACACGGTGTCGCTATGTTGGAGTCGGCCTCCTGTGCGTGCCTTCTGTGGGGGAGTCACCATCGGCTGCGCAGGTGATGCATCTGACCCACTCCCAATTGCAGGAGGGTTGTTAATTTCTGCTCCTATGGGATTGCCAATCTGTGCACCCCCCATGCTTACGCTGACTCCGTGGGGGAACCCCCCTACCCGTGCGTGC contains these protein-coding regions:
- a CDS encoding Endonuclease III-like protein encodes the protein MKLVGNTKKALVVNLCFLSMERTSKYFPKERGKKISITYEDEPNGSTIRRVGGVEYRLTAKVEVTKGETSPHFVKGEYPNVEEKLIPVGGNIRNGRKERLGRRTSQDGKRGTKRVPVKKNDLRKVDSELRRKLVKVMGGSAAGDGFGSNDRDEDPAAPQGEEKLAHFLRTYEKISKMREHIVAPVDKYGCHMLSDKKESEKVYRFQTLVSCMLSTRTRDECTAMAMERLKAHGLTVHNMLKTSEEKLEKLIKTVGFYKIKAKQIIQISQILRDKYDYDIPHTLEELLKLPGIGQKVAHLILQTALNTHEGIAVDIHVHRISNRLNWVCTKNESVTQSKLESYVPKALWSELNKTLVGFGQVVCKAKSPHCTMCAVTDCCKYYQDTRGGKPPPGVK